A region from the Phycisphaerae bacterium genome encodes:
- the queF gene encoding NADPH-dependent 7-cyano-7-deazaguanine reductase QueF, whose protein sequence is MLLPIHRTANTRESHPVPDRSLLETFANPRPGRDYLVEHHVHEFTSLCPKTGQPDFATMTLSYVPDALCVELKSLKLYLQGYRNTGIFYEDVTNAILDHLAECCAPKWMRLRTTWTVRGGIHSVITVEHGKRPKDLTILD, encoded by the coding sequence ATGCTCCTTCCCATACACCGTACCGCCAATACCAGGGAGTCCCACCCCGTGCCTGATCGCTCATTGCTGGAAACCTTCGCCAACCCCCGCCCGGGGAGGGACTACCTCGTCGAGCATCACGTGCACGAGTTCACCAGCCTGTGTCCCAAGACCGGCCAGCCCGACTTCGCCACCATGACGCTCAGCTACGTGCCCGACGCCCTCTGCGTGGAGCTCAAGTCCCTCAAGCTCTACCTCCAGGGCTATCGCAACACGGGCATCTTCTACGAGGACGTGACCAACGCGATTCTGGACCACCTCGCGGAGTGCTGCGCGCCGAAGTGGATGCGCCTGCGGACCACGTGGACGGTGCGCGGCGGCATCCACAGCGTGATCACCGTCGAGCACGGCAAGCGGCCTAAAGACTTGACCATCCTCGACTAA
- a CDS encoding radical SAM protein translates to MNLRRVDNPPNPYVSAHSEWLEPPPAARVEVFEEPGGSILSCNDSPDLPYRWSVNPYRGCQHACAYCYARRTHEYLGWGAGTDFDTKLIVKPNAAELLRKAFSKRSWKGESVHFSGVTDCYQPIEASYGLTRACLEVCLEFRNPAYVITKGFLVVRDAELLAELNRVAVARAAVSIPFADADSCKLIEPQAPPPDRRFEIVRRLREAGVPVGVVVAPIIPGLSDSEIPEILRRSKQAGAEWASFTALRLPGSVADVFIRRLHEVMPLRAERILNRLRDIRGGKLNNTRFGERMRGDGPYWDSITQLFQIERERNGLGKGYVGGEMCEDSLEEDTLAPKPAPCDGQLRLEFG, encoded by the coding sequence ATGAACCTCCGCCGTGTGGACAATCCCCCGAATCCCTACGTATCCGCTCATTCCGAGTGGCTCGAGCCGCCCCCGGCCGCGCGCGTCGAGGTATTCGAGGAGCCCGGCGGGTCCATCCTCTCCTGCAACGACAGCCCCGACCTGCCTTACCGCTGGTCGGTCAATCCCTATCGCGGATGCCAGCACGCCTGCGCCTACTGCTACGCCCGCCGCACGCACGAATACCTCGGCTGGGGCGCGGGCACGGACTTCGACACGAAGCTCATCGTCAAACCCAACGCGGCTGAGTTGCTCCGAAAGGCGTTCTCGAAGCGGTCGTGGAAGGGCGAGTCGGTGCACTTCTCCGGGGTGACGGACTGCTATCAGCCCATCGAAGCGTCCTACGGCCTGACCCGCGCCTGCCTGGAAGTGTGTCTGGAATTCCGCAACCCGGCCTATGTGATCACCAAGGGCTTTCTCGTCGTGCGCGATGCGGAATTGCTGGCGGAGTTGAATCGCGTCGCCGTGGCGAGAGCGGCGGTAAGCATTCCCTTCGCCGACGCGGATTCGTGCAAGCTGATCGAGCCGCAGGCGCCGCCGCCGGATCGCCGGTTCGAGATCGTGCGGCGCCTGCGCGAAGCGGGCGTTCCCGTGGGCGTGGTGGTGGCCCCGATCATCCCCGGCCTGTCGGACAGCGAGATCCCCGAGATTCTCCGTCGCTCGAAGCAGGCTGGAGCGGAGTGGGCCAGCTTTACCGCCCTTCGTCTGCCGGGCAGCGTTGCGGATGTTTTCATCCGGCGATTGCACGAAGTCATGCCCCTCCGCGCCGAGCGAATACTCAATCGCCTCCGAGATATTCGCGGCGGAAAGCTCAACAACACGCGCTTCGGTGAGCGCATGCGCGGCGACGGCCCCTATTGGGACAGCATCACCCAGCTCTTTCAGATCGAGCGCGAACGCAACGGGCTTGGGAAGGGCTACGTCGGCGGCGAAATGTGCGAGGATTCCCTCGAGGAGGATACGCTTGCGCCAAAGCCCGCGCCATGCGATGGACAGTTGCGCCTCGAGTTCGGATAA
- a CDS encoding leucyl/phenylalanyl-tRNA--protein transferase, with protein MLEELRPVNLLSAYACGIFPMADEEGVVRWVRPRRRAVIPIDDFRATRSLRAKVRQGIFEVAVDNSFGEVMRACADRPEGTWISEEIINAYEELHRLGFAHSVECRQRQELVGGLYGVTLGGAFFGESMFHRVTDASKVALFHLVERLRARGFVLLDVQFMTEHLRQFGTKEIAGREYERRLGAALELKRSFVDDMQDSSLEQSRDDEE; from the coding sequence ATGCTCGAGGAGCTTCGTCCCGTCAATCTCCTGAGCGCCTATGCCTGCGGCATCTTTCCCATGGCCGACGAGGAAGGCGTCGTACGCTGGGTTCGCCCGCGTCGTCGCGCGGTCATTCCGATCGATGATTTCCGCGCGACGCGTTCGCTGCGCGCCAAGGTCCGACAGGGCATATTTGAGGTTGCCGTGGACAATTCCTTCGGCGAAGTCATGCGGGCCTGCGCGGACCGCCCCGAAGGAACCTGGATTTCCGAGGAGATTATCAACGCCTATGAAGAACTTCATCGACTTGGCTTCGCCCATAGCGTGGAGTGCCGGCAACGCCAGGAACTTGTGGGCGGACTCTACGGCGTTACGCTGGGCGGGGCGTTCTTCGGCGAGTCGATGTTCCACCGCGTCACCGACGCCTCGAAGGTCGCCCTGTTTCACCTGGTCGAACGACTTCGGGCGCGTGGCTTCGTCCTGCTCGATGTGCAGTTCATGACCGAACATCTCCGCCAGTTCGGAACGAAGGAGATTGCCGGCCGCGAATACGAGCGGCGCCTGGGCGCGGCGCTCGAATTGAAGCGGTCGTTCGTCGACGACATGCAGGATTCATCCTTGGAGCAATCGCGCGACGATGAGGAATAG
- a CDS encoding motility associated factor glycosyltransferase family protein has translation MTQAAPIVGNETFLRNLRALWQVDPRLAMEVDAVDDEERFPLEAARSGSWTLSLAAGDGQRVYLHSRYDPVGEAERFATSISLEKKYVFVVCGLGLGYHICALWRRLGKEAVVVCAEPSMRMIATALACTDLSELIGSGRLIFLTSDDKSRLHERLERFNALMMLGAQFVNHAPSIRLAPDDHRAITQQLTEFVTFTRMTLATLMGNARITCKNIAMNLAAYVSTPPIDLLRDRFAGNPAVVIAAGPSLRKNIDKLAGLKGRAVLIAVQTTLRPLLERGIIPDFATSLDFHEMSRKFFEGLDGLEGVHLVAEPKATWHVIDDYPGPVSLLDNAWARLVLGDALGARDGLRAGATVAHLAFYLAAYLGCDPIVFVGQDLAYTGHVFYIPGVEIHHAWRSEFNRFQTLEQKEWERIVRNRPILRRVRGQEGGELYTDELLFTYLEQFEKDVARTPRRVINATEGGAMIRGTSAMRLDEVAARFCREPIDEDRFAYREEANWFDGTRLPEAAGEVDERVAELDDVVTVCDELLVLLDELEGLTSDPLRFNRRLVRIDELRSRIHHQSRGYRIVNAATQAAEFRRYAADRQLGAVESTGVERARQQIARDREFIRAVREGAIDVRGVLKDAASRVRERMNHPCA, from the coding sequence ATGACCCAGGCCGCACCCATCGTCGGTAATGAGACCTTCCTGCGCAACCTCCGCGCCCTGTGGCAGGTCGATCCGCGACTGGCCATGGAGGTCGACGCCGTTGATGACGAAGAGCGATTCCCGCTGGAGGCGGCGCGATCCGGATCGTGGACCCTGTCCCTGGCGGCGGGGGACGGGCAGCGTGTGTATCTCCACAGCCGGTACGATCCGGTTGGCGAAGCTGAGCGATTCGCGACATCCATCTCCCTCGAAAAGAAATACGTGTTCGTCGTTTGCGGCTTGGGCCTGGGCTATCACATTTGCGCCTTGTGGCGTCGGCTGGGCAAGGAGGCCGTCGTGGTCTGCGCGGAGCCGTCCATGCGGATGATCGCCACGGCATTGGCCTGCACGGACTTGTCCGAGTTGATCGGCAGCGGGCGGCTGATCTTCCTGACGTCGGACGACAAATCCCGCCTTCACGAGCGATTGGAGCGGTTCAACGCCCTGATGATGCTGGGCGCGCAATTCGTGAACCACGCACCGTCCATTCGACTGGCGCCCGACGATCACCGGGCGATCACGCAGCAGCTTACGGAGTTCGTCACGTTCACACGGATGACGCTGGCTACGTTGATGGGCAATGCGCGCATCACGTGCAAGAACATCGCCATGAACCTTGCTGCGTACGTCTCGACGCCTCCGATTGACCTTCTCCGCGATCGTTTCGCGGGGAACCCCGCGGTCGTGATCGCCGCGGGACCGTCCCTGCGCAAGAACATCGACAAGCTCGCGGGGCTCAAGGGGCGAGCCGTGCTCATTGCCGTGCAGACGACCCTTCGCCCCCTCCTGGAAAGGGGGATCATCCCGGACTTCGCCACGAGCCTCGATTTTCACGAGATGTCCCGAAAGTTCTTTGAGGGACTGGACGGGTTGGAAGGCGTCCACCTCGTGGCCGAGCCCAAGGCCACGTGGCATGTCATCGACGACTACCCCGGACCGGTTTCCCTGCTGGACAACGCCTGGGCACGGCTGGTGCTCGGTGACGCCCTCGGGGCACGCGACGGACTGCGGGCCGGTGCGACCGTGGCTCACCTGGCGTTCTACCTGGCCGCGTATTTGGGCTGCGATCCGATCGTGTTCGTCGGACAGGACCTGGCCTATACGGGCCACGTGTTCTACATCCCCGGCGTGGAAATCCACCATGCGTGGCGCAGCGAGTTCAACCGCTTTCAGACCCTCGAACAGAAGGAGTGGGAGCGCATCGTGCGCAACCGGCCCATTCTCCGCCGCGTGCGCGGCCAGGAAGGCGGCGAGCTTTACACGGACGAGCTGTTGTTCACCTACCTGGAGCAATTCGAGAAGGATGTGGCCCGGACGCCGCGCCGCGTGATCAACGCCACGGAAGGTGGAGCGATGATCCGCGGAACATCGGCCATGCGTCTTGACGAGGTGGCCGCCCGGTTCTGCCGCGAGCCCATCGACGAAGATCGATTTGCCTACCGCGAGGAGGCGAACTGGTTCGATGGCACGCGCCTGCCCGAGGCGGCTGGCGAAGTCGACGAGCGCGTTGCCGAGCTCGACGACGTGGTCACCGTTTGTGACGAGCTTCTGGTACTGCTGGACGAACTGGAGGGTCTTACGAGCGACCCGCTGCGGTTCAATCGTCGCCTTGTGCGGATCGACGAGCTGCGCAGCCGCATCCATCACCAGAGTCGAGGCTATCGCATCGTTAATGCCGCTACCCAGGCCGCGGAGTTCCGCCGGTATGCCGCGGACCGGCAACTCGGCGCCGTGGAATCGACCGGCGTCGAACGGGCCCGGCAGCAGATCGCGCGCGACCGGGAGTTCATCCGCGCCGTGCGCGAGGGAGCGATTGACGTTCGCGGCGTGCTCAAGGACGCGGCATCGCGCGTGCGGGAGAGGATGAACCACCCATGCGCGTGA